DNA from Pomacea canaliculata isolate SZHN2017 linkage group LG9, ASM307304v1, whole genome shotgun sequence:
TTTGTATCTAACATTCCCTAATGTTCTGAATAAAGTGTggctgatataaatatataaatgtttgtgcgtgcgtgtgtgtgtgtgtgcgcgcaagCTATCCCCGCTAAATGTTGCACTAATATTGCTTTGGATTCCAGGATGCACAAGGTATTTCTTGTGCGGTAGGGATATGTTGGTCATGTTTAGTTCTACATTTTAAGATGCTATTGccatcttttataaaaaaaaaatcactaaaatacacacacacacacacacacacacacacacacacacacacacacacacacacacacacacacacacacacacacacacacacacacacacacactcttagcCATCTATGAACGTGCTCACCTCGCTCGGCGCTGCTGCTGCAGGCACTGATGGCTTTCGCTATATCCAAATCGAGAATGATGTTCTTCAGTGAGATGGACACCAGTCTGGGACACTTGTTCACTAGGTTCACAAGAGATGGGCTATAGTACAACCTGCCCCGCACCACACACGACCACTCCAGGTAAGCTGGCCGACAGAGCATGGACACAAAGTATTTACATCCACTCTAATTGTATTGTGGTGGAggataataaataagttttataatGCACCAAGCgcgcatatacatatatactaaagatgaacacacacacacacacacacacacacacacacacacacacacacacacacacacacacacacacacacacacacacacattacacctCACCTAATGAAAAAAGATTTCCAAAGAAACCACTCCAACGAATTACATACTGTTACGCTACAGGATCAATTAGGGATGGTGGATTGTTGTTAGGATGGCATTTAGCCTGTGGATATGTCTAAAAACTCTTCTCAGCACAAGCTCATATGCCTCCAAACtaaccactcacccacccacaaacataCATTCGCTACAGGATCCAGGAGATTATGGTATAGCGAATTAAGAGAAAGTCTGTTTACTTAGATAGTTTCCGTATCGCTTGGCAATCATGTCGAGGTAACAATTGACAACGGGCGTGACTGTTGTCAGACTGTAGACATCGACAACGAGTCCCTCGACGGGTAATTGAATCAGATACATGCTCATGTTCATGATGTTGCCATATATATTATCCCCCACCATGAGCCACAACACGACCCGCAAGTCAGGGTTCTTGTCCACAACCTCATTAAGAGACAGCTGAGGGATCTGGTCTGGAAGATAGTGTTGAAGACTTAAATCAAACAGAATGGTAATGCGTCTCAGGAGAGGGCAGGCAAACACCAGGGTCTTCATTATCTCATCGGTCAGATGCTCGAATGTGATTTCGATATGCTCTAAAAGAGAAAATCGTCCTATGGCTTTAACGAAAGAACTATCTGGTGTGGCGGTtctttgtaacatttttatgagaGACAAGCGCTTGATTTTGCCCCTGCCTGCCTCTTTGGGAGCAACCGCCATGAGCAGGGTCCCGCTGCTAGGCTTCGACTGCAGTTCCAGAGATGTGAAGCTGACTTCCTGTAAAAATCTTCTCTGACGTCTCAGAAATTTACATAATTCACAGATGACACGACTTTTCCAGTCTTTACTAGCATTGTAATACTTGAAACCCGAGCAAGAGAAACTTCTCAGTGTCATGTCATGAGGCAAGGCTCGGAACAGTTTGGACATTGAGCTGAGAACAGCGTTTGCCTGAGGCGCATCAAGAGTTTGTGGTCCTTGTGCTCTTCTGTCCAAGTTGATTACAAGGTGTCTGACATGGAGGTACAATCTGGGGCCTTTGTGACCAAAAAATGAGcgggtttttttccagttccagCCAGGATGGACAGTGACCTCGAACTTGTGCCAGATGGAGGGCTCAGAGATGATTGCCTCTCTCCACCTTTTACAGACTTGACAGCAGGAACACCTATCTTCATTGGACAGATCCCTgagcacaaataaataacataataattaataatgataataattaataagcaaaGTATCGCAAACAGATTTTTGTGCGTTTTCAGGATTccagtagtagtagttgttgttgttgttgctgttgttttttctgttgttgttgttatttaagTTGTTGTAAAATAGTATCTTGAAAAACTGTCCACTACATCTCACAGGTGACAGCATTCAGCATCAACGTCAAGCAAAGACTTGAGGACCAAAAGACggagaaataaataagggatgacaggctttgtttgtttatttgtggttaatgccgtgccagcagctaggGTTACATCACGGCAAGGATGATAGGCTACAGAGTAAGTacctgaagatgatgacaagaagcTCTTTGTGCAGCGCGTTGAAAGGACCAGTGACACCCCACTCCATCTTTACTGACGTCTTATTGCTTGAATGACATCGCACGTGACGAGTATTTTGTTTTGACGGAAAGACGTCACAGCACACATCATCTCGTGCG
Protein-coding regions in this window:
- the LOC112571971 gene encoding uncharacterized protein LOC112571971 isoform X1, whose translation is MEWGVTGPFNALHKELLVIIFRDLSNEDRCSCCQVCKRWREAIISEPSIWHKFEVTVHPGWNWKKTRSFFGHKGPRLYLHVRHLVINLDRRAQGPQTLDAPQANAVLSSMSKLFRALPHDMTLRSFSCSGFKYYNASKDWKSRVICELCKFLRRQRRFLQEVSFTSLELQSKPSSGTLLMAVAPKEAGRGKIKRLSLIKMLQRTATPDSSFVKAIGRFSLLEHIEITFEHLTDEIMKTLVFACPLLRRITILFDLSLQHYLPDQIPQLSLNEVVDKNPDLRVVLWLMVGDNIYGNIMNMSMYLIQLPVEGLVVDVYSLTTVTPVVNCYLDMIAKRYGNYLTYLEWSCVVRGRLYYSPSLVNLVNKCPRLVSISLKNIILDLDIAKAISACSSSAERGKIKLRVGGICASSEASSNALEEGIRQLKDSLDLQVVM
- the LOC112571971 gene encoding uncharacterized protein LOC112571971 isoform X2, translating into MEWGVTGPFNALHKELLVIIFRDLSNEDRCSCCQVCKRWREAIISEPSIWHKFEVTVHPGWNWKKTRSFFGHKGPRLYLHVRHLVINLDRRAQGPQTLDAPQANAVLSSMSKLFRALPHDMTLRSFSCSGFKYYNASKDWKSRVICELCKFLRRQRRFLQEVSFTSLELQSKPSSGTLLMAVAPKEAGRGKIKRLSLIKMLQRTATPDSSFVKAIGRFSLLEHIEITFEHLTDEIMKTLVFACPLLRRMSGFFGNLFSLAYLEWSCVVRGRLYYSPSLVNLVNKCPRLVSISLKNIILDLDIAKAISACSSSAERGKIKLRVGGICASSEASSNALEEGIRQLKDSLDLQVVM